A window of Rosa rugosa chromosome 7, drRosRugo1.1, whole genome shotgun sequence genomic DNA:
TTCTCCACTGGAAAGCCCCAAAATGAATGTCTTATTCACTCTTGCAAAACTTCTTACATAAATAAGGAAATAGTTTAGTGAAGACTAAAATGAAGTTGATGACAagttaaattcaatatttagaGGGATTCATATATGTAAATTATGGTCTATATCAATCCAAGTTAAAGTTTTAAGAAAAGTGACCAATTCCAAGCTTGAACATTTTGTTCAATTTTCCTTCGCTTGTTTATGTCTCTAGCTATAGTCGACCCCCTCTAGTTCGTAACAGAAACACCTGAACTAGACAAGGGGGTGTGACAATTTGCTCATCCTCTTCCTAAATGATAACATCCTTCACCTGTTAGAATATGTTTGAGAAAAACAATTAATGCGGGTACAAGTATTTAGATGTTTTGTGATTCTCTATTATGAAGTCATCAATACTCATAAAGTGAAATCAGCATACTATGAGTAGAAAGTGTGACTAATGCATACTTTAAGAAGGGTTGTGTATATAAATAATCCTTCGAAAACTTTAAGTCTTATGCACATAATTATGATAAAGGTTATTGTCTCAGACAcgtaatttttttaaaaaaaaaaggaagaaaaaaaaaagataaacacAATTTATATCCTATCTTGATATCCTTTTATGAAGTAAAGCTCTTGTAAGAAATTGCAGCTCACTTGTAAAACCATTCTTTCAGATCAAATCTTTCCTAGACATCGCATTTAATTGGATGGGCCTAATTGTGAAGGAGTTATGACTATTGTCATCTATTAATAATGTTTTAAGGCGAATTACCATTACataaattcttggaaataaaagactactaatcaaaatctgcgacATCAACATTGTTTCCcccgccagatttgaagtctacAATAGTGAGATTGACGTCATTGTcatctccatcttttccttcAGCTGCGAGATAAGCCTCTTGCTCTCTCAAGTCTCTATACTCTTTGTATTGTGCAGCTAACTTCTCACTCGCTTTACATTActtaaaccaatgctcgatAGATCCACCTCTATGGTATACATGGTTGTGATTGCCTCCCGTTAATTGAGGTGCAACTTGTGCATGTTGATGCCCCCTAGGGACATTGGCGTCTTCACCATGGCCGGTGGCGGCTCCATCACTGGCGGCGGCGCCGTGCCTTCATCTCTCATGCTGGCTAGTGTTTCCATGTGACTGCGCATCActttggcggtttccttcctttgtagggcgattatatggacccataCATCCATTTTGTTGTCCCTTAtctttagggttccgctccttatGCCCTCCTTTAGGTGCGATTACTATAATTCGCCTCGTAAAttctcttagttccaatgggcctcaaattatagttcttcacgaGTATATTGTCACGTTCCTCAGCAACTGACATAGCAGTAATGAGCTGATGAAACCTAGTGATTCATCTAGCATTGCACTTAAGCAGGTATTGCTTTACTACTATTAatgctgaaacggggaaggttGAAAGGGTTTTCTCAATTAATTCTTGGTCTGTGATCTCAGTTCCACAAAATTCCATCATCGATTTGATGCGTAGAGCTTTTGAATTATAATCAGGAACATTCTTGAAGTCAGCGAAGCGTAGATCATTCCACTtcaccttcaagtcagggaggagggtatcttGAATATTTCCGAAGAGCTCTTCAAGCTTGACCCCACAAAGTCCTAGGATCCTCAATCGACATATACTCCCATCAGAGTGACTCATCCATGTGTCGTCGCTTCAAGATGAGGGCTTGAGCACTTTTACCCATAGTAGGCGTAAACTGTGTATCAGTATTTGGCTCTCGAATTATGGGCAAGATCCCTTTTGCAGTGAGATAATTCTCGACATCAGTTACCCAGCTATGGTATCATGTGCCAAAAGAATCCAATTTAGCAAAGTCGAGCATTTGCAAATTGTCATTCGACATCCTAAAGAGGAAAAGGAGAATGAATTAGTTTCAGAGTataaaaacttccacgacaactaattaAAGATTTCTGAGCCTCTTTGCTTCCGAGAAATCATTTTTCTAagaaatttggattagaccgaaacaatgatgtttgaatggttgGCAAATTTCAATGCTCACAAACGCTCTTAGTTTGTAGCTTAGCGCGAACTCCCACAGTTCCGCTTTTATTCTTttatcgaacccacgttataagaaaggtgggaggtagaagaagggattttGGAAGTCCCCAAAGAAAAAGAgtttaaattaaaattaaattcaaaagcgggaactttaataTAAAACTTACTTGGTAATCTGAAGCTTGAAAGTCTTGATATACTGGCGTGTTGATGTAGGCGTGTAGGGATCTTTAGGATTGCTGGTGTTATCAATCCTAGAGAGGGATTGCAGAGGCTGCTTCAATCCTGGGTGCATGCAGGCGGGCCTGTGTGTAGGCTAGTGTGGTGAGGCTAGCCGATAGTGTGAGGCAGGTACAGCGCACGAGTGCGCAGGTGGTGCAGCAAGAGCTTGCAAAAGCTAGTGAGGCTAGCAGCGAGATAGCGGAAGCAAGGCGCAGGGGCGCGCTGGGCTGTAGGGGTGCACGGGCAGACAGGCGTCCGCGGGGGCGTGCTGGCAGGAGTGGCTAGTAAGGTTAGCAAGGGTGCAAGTGAGGCTAACGGCAGGGAATTTTTCTTAGGATTTTGGCTTTTTGGTTTCAGGGTTGggttcgtgctgataacgtgttttaaaGGATGCAAAGAatattgtagagagaattggtgtgtctttcattgatatATAATAGGAGTCCTATATATAGAGAGTACAAGTACATAATATTTTAGTACAAGGAATCCTATTCTAAACAGAACTAGGAATCTAGAACATTCCTCTCCTATTATAACAATAGAagtactcctagtttgataaggcacacatgaatcgaatatccttcaacacaTTCATTATTGACATTTGATTTTAAACAAGTATGTATTCACATTCCTATATATCTCAATGCTAAATACACTGTGTTTTACATTTCAAGACAAATTGGTCTTTTGCAGAGCTACATTGACCAGGTTCGTCTATGAAGATGGGTGGTATTATGCAGTATGCCCCAcatgctcaagaaaatgaggagAAAGCCACAAAGTGAGCTGCTGATATGCCCAGGGAACATAATTGTTTCATTACACAAAGCAAAATTTTGGAATTCCCAACTTTGATTTTCGAACTTCCTACATAAAACTGCACATAATTGTTTCATTACTTTGCTTCTGTGACCAGATTACAACTTGGTTTCTCATCTAAAATGAATTTGATCATGCCATTCACATTAGAGGTTCTTAAAATGGTATTTCAATTAGTGAATGTAAAGATCAATATGTGTCTATGATCCATGATATCAGTTATCTTCTTTATCATTTCTGCTGGGAACAAAGAAGATGCTTGTAtttatcacacacacacacacacactcggTACATTGCCTTTGCAATGTACTGCCTGCTATCTCATACTGTAGTTCATAATATCTCACCAATACTATATTTCATATGTTGCTATTTTCTACATTTTATTCTTTCGATCATCATATTCAAGATGAAATACCATCTGCAGCTTCATTAATTTTAGTTTCTCTTACTATCCAATATTGCAGTGGCAGCCCAATGCATCCAAAAATAAATGGACTGCTCATCAACACAAGAGAGGCATCAACAGCAAATGAACCAGCTGATGACACATCTTGATGTAGAACGGATGACAACAAAGATCAAAGAGCAGCTTGATTGTGAAAAGGGAAAACCGGTTTGCTGTAAATCTTACGTTCGGTGTCAGAATTTTGATTGCTATACCTTTTCAGAAAGGGAACGACGCTAGGAACAAAACTCGTTGCTATGCCATGACGTGTGGGTTTTTTCGGGTTTTCGGGATCGTttcgggcctcaaaactgcaatgtACTGTGTTTCCGCATTTTTGGTTTTCCAGTTcaatttggatttgttttgttttaacatGTGTGCTTTaaggtttcattgttagttgccctagggtttcttttctcatacataagcaaccttaaacggttgcagaacctatcttttatcatattatcaatcaaattgagagttttctcatctatttctggtggactccagaattattgttttaggtttattgcttgtaaacctagggttaGTTTCCAACTGCGTCACATCTGAAGAACCCAAGTCGAGTAATTGGTTCAAAGTATAAGTGTAGGATATTTTGGTAATAACTAACCACTTTTTTAATTTGTAAATAACGAACAGCTTTGGTTAGAATGTCCATTTTTTGAAAAAATGTAAATACAAGAGCTTCATTAAAACCCAGCTCCTTCCTAGAACTTGCATTTTTGAAATATGTCAACATGCAGGTCCAGTTAGAAACCGAATTTTATAATTTgtataaatttaaatttaaaaaaaaaaatcaaacccgCAACATCGCGGGAGTTAATTACCTAGTGTGTATTTGATTGTAGTAACTGCTGACTTGTGAGAGTTGACCTCAATTGGCGCTTATGAGTTTCATTAAGTCCATATATTCAGTTTGAATCAAGGCTGGCAGAACCTAATGAGAAACCTCACTGGACTGATATAGTAACCCTTATGGCTCACCGAGCTATGGCTTAAGCCTCCTGTGGTGTCATTTTTGCTTTATTACCCATATGCTGACTATTTGTTTACCATATGGAACTTGTAAATTTAGATTCAAACACTTTTACGAGCGAAACTCTCCATACGAACTCGAGTACATTTTTGAGCTTGAATATCCCCCTTTAATGTTCTTGCAAAGATAAGCCTGCCAGAGCGTTTGGTCTTTGGATCTTTGTGAGCAAATGATAGAAACACGCATGGCATTGATACCTTAAACTTGTTTTAGTTAGTTAGATTTGCAAGACTTAATCATCAAGAAACCATACATGCATGCACAatgaattttgaaattttatagATCACACAATAATAATACATCACAAATCAATATTATCTGCTCTTTTGGCTTTTACAAATTAAAAGAATTTCATATTAGACAACACAACTTTTGTAAGTGGAGGGGATAGAGGAATCCTTGCCTCCTTTTCTCTTGCTCCctttttaactttgttttatgGGTAAGTGCTCCATCTTTTCTATAAATCACCCTTTTTGGAGAGAtacataaattaattaattaaacccAAGATGTTAAAGGGTACAAAGCTAGAGAGGGGAAAAGTCGACataatgaagaaaaaagaaagggaagCAAAAGCAAATCACTTGGGAAGCAAAAGAATCACCAATCCAATAACTTTGCAGCAAACTCATAATTTATTTACCTGCACATGAAAAGTAACAACAAATGGAATTTGTCAACATTATATCTCTGAATATACGGTATATGCTTTCTGATTCTAAAGCTCATGACTattattataaataaataaaaataaagcaaAGTGAAAAAGGATGTGATAAAGATTGTACCATTTTCCCCAAACACCTTCCTTACGAAAGTAAGAAAGATGATGAGCAGAGCTACTCCTGCTAATAATCCAATGATAATTGCAAATGTCTTCTCACTCTCATTGCTAGATTTATCTGCAGAAATAACACTCATAACACTATAATAATAGAATAGACAAAATCTCTTACTCGAGTGGTGTTAACATTTACTTTTTCAATTAAAAGAAAGTTTTTCGAGtatttttttgtaattttatttgtACATAAAATCATGTGAAACTAGTTTGGAAATGTTCTAAATTCGACATATGGACCGACCTATTACGTATTGGTTGTGTAATTCTAATTGTTGTATAATTAAAATTCCTCTCTTGCAAAAGTGAAAAAATTACTAGCGTTCGTtataagataatcaagaagaaaataagagtagGTTAAATTGATAATTACCATGATGCATCTTGGAGTAAGATTGAGCACCGCCAGTTGAGTACCTGGCGTAACACTTGGCCAAGAACATATCACCGTAAACGGCACCGCCGCATTCACTTTTCACCCGTCCGATTGCCTCCATCACACAGTCCTGACACACTGTGAAGCTCAGATCCCCGACGCATTGGGCCAAACCTTGGACGTTCCCGGACCCTCCCACCCTGTACGGCCCACCGGAGCCAACCAAAGCAGCCAACACTGAATCCCTCCGGCTCATTCCGTCAGAATCGTACCCGACCGACGGCCCGCATTTTTTGAGCACCACCGTCTTGTCCTCCACGCCAAGAAAGGTGGTGTTGTCGTACTTGATGTAGCAGCCCTGCAGCTGAAGGGCACCGCCGGAGTTGTAGGGGCAGAAGCTCCCGACTTGGCTGACTGCACGGGCGACGCAGGTGGCGCAGTCGGGCATGGAGAGGTCGCCACGGCATTGGTAGAGGCCGTAGATGACGTCTTGGGGGCTGGATCCCATGACGGTGTAGTTGTTGTAGGAGGAGTAGGTGGCTGAATTAACCAGGGAGGTAAGGAGCGAGTTGATGTTGGACTCGTAGGGCGAGTTCGGCGCGTACTTCTCCTGTGTGCAGCCTCCGTAGACGAAGGTGTCTGTGGAGGAAGAGCGGGAAGGAATgtagagagatgagagagaaacTATGAATgtagagagggagaggagtagAGAGCTTGTGATTGCCACCATTTTTGGTGTTGTTCCTTCCTGTGTGTTTGAGTGTtatagagaagaaagagaggtaTTGGAACGTTGGGAAATCTCTACATTGGCTTAAGGAACATTAACGTTTGGATCTCAAGTCCTTCCCTTAATAACACACTAATAATttgcaatttttgtttttttcttttttttgggctTTCATATATTTTGACACAGGTAAAGAATACTACAAACCAAAAGCATATACAGCATacgttaaaaaagaaaaagaacatgcTAGAAAATAGGTGTAATTATGGATATTTTACTTCATAAAAAAATGACAGTTTTTACACTAGGTTCATCTTCTTATGTTATCAAtactctaattttttttctgttattaatAAGTGGATAATTAAAGTTGAGTAGTCCTCTGCCAAGATCTTTTTGGAGGGAAATGGTTCACATCTTTTCGTTTGAAAGGAAAATGTCTTACCGCTAGACTAAGGGTATCAACACATGCGTGCTTTATCTTTATGTAGTTCCAATGAACTCATTTCTCTCTAACGAAAATAACTAATTATTGATTATatgttcgttttttttttttgattaaaaaGAATTGCAATAATCGAAAAAGAGTGTTATGACGATTCAAACTGTAAACACGGAAGATAAAAGCGTTTGTGCTTTACCAAAACTTTAGAAATAAAAGTGATTTCGAAAAAAAATTCTTTACTAATATAAATGGTTGGCAGCGTCCTATTTGATCAATTGGTCTAACTTTGAATctcacttttcttttcttcttcttctcttttttatctttGAAAAATTATCATTCTCATGCAATATTGCTGTCATTTAAGCGATGTCCTGCAATGTAGAGAACTGTTGATGCTTTAGAAGAGCATTATTGAAACTTAATAAACCTTGTTACTTAGGCATTTTCATTTTAATAAAAACCTCCAGACACAAAAGGGCATATCCTTCTTTGCATTAATGTTAGAATTGCAAGATGGACCATATATATGAATCGTACATAGACTCCTTTGGCCTTTTAAGTGAATTATTAAAGGCCTTTTCCGAGTGAAGACACAAACACAACGATGTCAATCGCACCATTAATATTATCTTGTACTAGTTAGCTTTTTTACTTTATAGGACATCTTACTTAAAGAGGAAGAAATCCTTCTACACCTATTTATGTGAAACTTTGCGTTTGCATAAATTGCACTGTATGATGTTTGCTTAACATGCAAGTTCTACTTGTATTCTCAGCTACTGGTAAAAACCAAAATTGAAAGTTATCTGTTACTTGCCGAGGAGCCCTAACCTCCATGTGAGTTTTAAGGAATTttacactaaaaaaaaaaaaaacacagtcCATGCTTTGATGAACATTGCCATGAGATGCACACAAACTTCAGATAGAACTAGGAAGTAGGAAACCATGTTGTTTATAAGTAAAATATTGCTCCTAATTCAATAGCGTTAACTTAATAAAAGCATAGACCAAAAGTAAAATCTAACAATACATTACTCTTAAGATTGAGTAGAGCCACAATTCGCCCTTAGTCTTATGCCAATCCTATAGTACGGCGTGGATGGCGATCAGTTTTTCATAGTTTTCTCTATTTTAAGGCGTTTTGGATGTGAGCTGTATTAATTAATTACTCGTTTTCTAAACAAATTGTAGGTCGTAGTATGCTACGTACACAAGATTGTCTATTGTGatacttttcattttcttttgatttccGATGATATTGGTGTCATTTTCTCAAAAACGTATTTGTTAGATATGTCGAATGTgttttgttcaaaaaaaaaaaatattgatgtaCTTAGCTTTTTATTAGTTAAACTTCGATCAAAGTGCCCATCTCAACAAGAGTATGCTAGCAACGTACTCCATTGAAAAATAGAACCATATATCAAAGGATTGTTGATCTTTTTCTTCCCTCATATATTCAAAATGAGGGGTTGATATTATTTCTAGTCAATCGAAGTGTCTGCATTTTGAGATTAGGTTCCAATTCTCCATGGTTACAACTCGTAAAGAATGGGGCAGACTGAATTTAATGCCTAGAGCTGTAGCTCCCACTCCACAACAAACACTAGTGAATTCCACCTTCATCCTCTGCCATTATCTTTGTTTGCTACTTTGTAACGTAGCTTTCACCAAAGACTGAACTAGTGGAGGTGCAAGGTCTGTTTGTCTCGGAACCAAAGTATAGAAGAGGGACTGGGACTGGAAGGGCGAGTTTTCAATTCAGTAATGTCGTATTGATTTTATGGCATTTTGTCTTGGTCTATTCGTCCACTACTAGTACTACACGCGAGTATGGTACATAAAACCCGACGTCCATTGTCACCGTCAGTTTGCTCTTTTAGATAGAAGGTCCACAAGAACAACCCACAGCCTTATAACTAGTGCAATCATCATACATCGATCGAGAAGCACCTCATTCCTAGAGCTTGCAATGTGGGATAAAAGGATACACTCTCTGCATTCTAAAAGAAGAACCGTGTAAGTCTGTAACTTTCAATAATTGAACGTAAACAGTCATTCTAGAATTTATTTATACGCCAACAAATCATTTTAAAGTTGAACTTAAAACCTTCAAATTAAAAAGAGTCACTTATATCTCTATACTAAATGACTATGAGCAACAATTTAGTATTTGTACCATTTTTCTTTGCCAGTCACAAATTTTATCCATTTTATTTAATGAAAAGACGATAATATATTAAGAGCAAATATTACACATGATGTCCTACTTTTTTTGGAACACTATATAAAGAGACATCATCTAAGTAACTCCACATACTCTAATGCAACTACTTCATAGAGTACAGATCATGGAACCCAAAATTAAATCCATGAATTCAGAGTCTGCAGCTTTCTCCGTCACATATTCTCTAATGCAACCAGTTCATAAAGTACAATTCATGGAACCAAGAAATTAAAACCATGAACTCAGTATCTAGAGCTTTCTCCATCACATACTTTCTAATGCAACCAGTTCATAAAGTACCGGTCAATGAATTGACAATTAGAAACCATGAACTCACTGTCTAGAGCTTTCTCCATTGTTTCATCTAAACACAAAAAATGAGCTTGAATAGCCCACTTTTCGAAAACAACTTTGGTCCAAACTTGTTTGGACTCATGTGTCCAAATTCTGTCTTATTTACGTATAATCAACAATATAAATTCATGATTTAACTGTTCAAAAGTTTTTCAAATTATTCTTTAAAAAtcatctctaaaaaaaaaaaatcaatataaacaaaaattatttaGTTATTCGATTATATTAAACAAGTGAACAATTTTGGTAAAAGCTAACAGCTGAGAGTTTGAAGGTTGATTTGACTTTTGAACAGTTAAGTCTTGGATTTAGATTGCCGATATATTCAAATACGACACAGGTTCAAACTAGTTTGGACGTAAGTATTTTCTATTTGAGCATAAATTTCTTAAAATATTTTATATGGGATAGATCATAACTTCATGTCTTCATCTACAAAAAATAATTTTGGAtagaataaaaaacaaaacaaaacaaaacaaaacaaaaacaaaaagcctAGCTCTTTCTAAACGGCGGCTGACCTCCTTGGAGGTTTGCTTCTCCGCCTCTACCAGCGACAACCTTCTTAGGGGGTTTTGACTCGTTGCTCTAATCAACGACAATCTCTTGGGGTCAGCTCGGCTACTACGTACTAACAGCCAAATCTTGGGTTTGGTTTGTTGCTCCACAACGACAACTTTCATCGTCTTTGTCCATCTTGATCTTGGTGCTATGATGCTTCTAATGTGGGAGGACTACAGTACGATCAACTAGAGTGACCTCTGCAACGCAACGCTTTGGCAACAAAGGACAGTGGGTAGTCTTGGATTTGATCAAATTAAGATCAAATTCGGCTTATTTTAATTTGGAAGAAGAGATTGGAGGTCAGCGACATAGGCTGATCTCGAAGTGTGTAACTAGGGGTTTGGTGGCTTGATCCGGGTTTTTAGGGAGGTACAATGGGCTGCTAGAAGCGTTGGCTGCCAAAGTTGGATTGTCGGCCAATGCTGATGGATCAAGTTGGCCCTTGCGAATAGCTTGATGCACTATCTCCCTTCAACCCTTTGAGCGAAATGCggcaaaagggaaagaaaaaaattccatGGACCAACCCCATCGTCTCCACCCCGTAGGAACTACGAGATCACCCCAAGGACGCCTTCGGCATCCAGGGGTCGCGGACCGACTATAGAACCCTGTTCAATCATGCTTGCTCTTTTTGGGTGGTTTACTTTTTCTTGGATTAGGGTTGGGACGTTTGGGCCTAAATCTTGGTCTAAGAGGAAGTGGATTGTCCAGTGGGTTTGAGCCTAATGGTTACGGTAGTTCTTAGCCTATATTCTATGAattgtttttacacttagttaAAGAGGATCCTGGAGCACCACAATTGTGTGCATTGGCGAAGTAAAAAAGGGGATGAAATTGGTACCCCCTCTTTTGTAACCCACACCCAGAGCCCTATTGTTATACAAAACTTCGTTCTATGAAACACtcatgaaaaaaagaaaaaaggaggtGTGGGTGCAAAACTGGTTGCCAATTTCACTCCCATAAAtaaatttgtgtgtgtgtgtgtgtgtgtgtgtatagacaTACATATCGACTCTTCCACTAAagaattcttttttttctttttttttttgaccattTAAGGGATTAATTGTGGAACACACTTTTTGATCATATACATGCATCTCGATCGTTCAGTTTCTTTTTGTCTCTAAAAGTAGATCATTTCTctaaattttcagtcaaattgataatcgttaaagtaccaaactagatcaaatcaatggatgaACCGAATCTATCCAACATGAACCGTTTATGTTTATAAtagtaaatcacgattatgaataccCAATCcattatcaatttagctgaaaatttcaaaattgatcTATTCATAGAGCTTTAAAAGCTGAACAGTTGATATGTCAATATGTGTTCGAAAAGTGGGCCCGCCATTAATCCCTCAAAATGacaatatatatagaggcccatTCTAGAGAGGACATtcttactttaagaatttgagaTTTTTTACTACTTTACTCTAGTATATGACCTAATTCAATGATTTTAACCATTGATCTTTTAGATTCCTGTGCAAGAAGTGTGTTT
This region includes:
- the LOC133721474 gene encoding plasmodesmata-located protein 7, with translation MVAITSSLLLSLSTFIVSLSSLYIPSRSSSTDTFVYGGCTQEKYAPNSPYESNINSLLTSLVNSATYSSYNNYTVMGSSPQDVIYGLYQCRGDLSMPDCATCVARAVSQVGSFCPYNSGGALQLQGCYIKYDNTTFLGVEDKTVVLKKCGPSVGYDSDGMSRRDSVLAALVGSGGPYRVGGSGNVQGLAQCVGDLSFTVCQDCVMEAIGRVKSECGGAVYGDMFLAKCYARYSTGGAQSYSKMHHDKSSNESEKTFAIIIGLLAGVALLIIFLTFVRKVFGENGK